One Chitinophagaceae bacterium C216 genomic window carries:
- the rlmH gene encoding Ribosomal RNA large subunit methyltransferase H — MKIALWSVGKAHEAYVKAGIEDFSKRINNYFKTEWEIIAPPKNAAKLAADVLKKSESELILSKLQKEDFLVALDERGTQLTSEGLATQIQRCANMASKRMVFLIGGAYGLDESVLQRANFQWSLSKLVFPHQLVRLILAEQIYRACTILNHEKYHHQ, encoded by the coding sequence ATGAAAATCGCACTTTGGTCTGTAGGAAAAGCGCACGAGGCTTATGTAAAAGCAGGTATAGAAGATTTTTCAAAAAGAATCAATAACTATTTTAAAACCGAATGGGAGATCATTGCGCCTCCTAAAAATGCGGCTAAGCTGGCAGCAGATGTACTTAAGAAAAGCGAAAGTGAGCTAATACTCTCCAAATTGCAAAAAGAGGATTTCCTTGTAGCGCTGGATGAAAGAGGCACGCAGCTTACTTCGGAAGGACTTGCAACACAAATACAGCGCTGCGCTAACATGGCAAGTAAAAGGATGGTTTTTTTGATAGGTGGGGCATATGGTTTGGATGAATCTGTATTGCAGCGTGCCAATTTTCAATGGAGCTTATCCAAGCTCGTTTTCCCACATCAACTCGTAAGGCTGATTCTCGCTGAGCAGATTTATAGGGCATGCACTATCCTAAACCATGAAAAATACCATCACCAGTAA